One segment of Natronosalvus halobius DNA contains the following:
- a CDS encoding MBL fold metallo-hydrolase — protein sequence MDVHHVTEKADTFTCNAFLVTGGRTTLVDAGAMDGVVDAIREHTDDLEAVVLTHQHGDHVAELEAVVDAFDPTVYAYADHSLRTEVLQADETVRIGDEDFEVVFTPGHADDHVSLVSATTLFSGDVVVHDDGAFDYGSFGRTDMPGQSRETLIESLEHLLDRLPDGVEHLYAGHGEVFHGDVRDVIETALERAEKREPKYPDE from the coding sequence ATGGACGTCCACCACGTCACCGAAAAGGCGGACACGTTCACCTGCAACGCGTTCCTGGTCACCGGCGGGCGGACCACGCTCGTCGACGCGGGCGCGATGGACGGCGTCGTCGACGCAATCCGCGAACACACGGACGATCTCGAGGCCGTCGTCCTGACCCACCAGCACGGCGACCACGTCGCGGAACTCGAGGCTGTCGTCGACGCGTTCGACCCCACGGTCTACGCCTACGCGGATCACTCGCTCCGGACCGAGGTGCTCCAGGCCGACGAGACGGTTCGGATCGGCGACGAGGACTTCGAGGTGGTGTTCACGCCGGGGCACGCCGACGACCACGTCTCGCTGGTCTCGGCGACGACCTTGTTCAGCGGCGACGTCGTCGTCCACGACGACGGCGCGTTCGACTACGGCAGTTTCGGGCGGACGGACATGCCAGGACAGTCCCGGGAGACGCTCATCGAGAGCCTCGAGCACTTGCTCGATCGGCTTCCCGACGGCGTCGAGCACCTCTACGCGGGCCACGGCGAGGTGTTCCACGGCGATGTCAGAGACGTAATCGAGACGGCGCTCGAGCGAGCGGAGAAACGGGAGCCGAAGTATCCCGACGAGTAG
- a CDS encoding 50S ribosomal protein L40e has protein sequence MASFDAAEKRTLEKMICMRCNARNSQRATRCRKCGYKNLRPKAKEARAA, from the coding sequence ATGGCCAGTTTCGACGCCGCGGAAAAACGGACGCTCGAGAAGATGATCTGCATGCGCTGTAACGCCCGCAACTCCCAGCGAGCGACGCGCTGTCGCAAGTGCGGCTACAAGAACCTCCGTCCGAAGGCGAAGGAAGCCCGCGCGGCCTGA
- a CDS encoding acyl-CoA dehydrogenase family protein, protein MLDYLSLEADLEEEERLIRDTAREFVETEVAPDIGDHFEDGTFPTDLIPEMGEMGFYAPNLEGYGSPNVSETAYGLLMQELEACDSGLRSMASVQGALVMYPIHAYGSEAQKEKWLPKLGAGEAVGCFGLTEPEHGSNPSGMETRAEKDGEGYVLNGSKTWITNSPIADVAVVWAKDRSSDETGGDAVRGFLVETDRDGVSTNKITEKLSLRASITGEIGLNDVRVPEENVLPGVEGMKGPLSCLTQARYGIAWGAVGAARDCFETARQYATDREQFGGPIGRFQLQQDKLAEMATQITLAQLLAYRLAELKERGDLRPQHVSMAKRNNVRMAREQSRVAREMLGGNGITTDYSPMRHMANMETVYTYEGTHDIHTLVLGHDLTGIPAYDG, encoded by the coding sequence ATGCTCGATTACCTCTCCCTCGAGGCCGACCTCGAGGAGGAAGAACGGTTGATCCGCGATACTGCCCGCGAGTTCGTCGAGACGGAAGTTGCGCCCGACATCGGCGACCACTTCGAGGACGGGACCTTCCCCACCGACCTTATCCCCGAGATGGGCGAGATGGGCTTTTACGCCCCAAACCTCGAGGGATACGGCTCCCCGAACGTCTCCGAGACGGCGTACGGACTGTTGATGCAGGAACTCGAGGCGTGTGACTCTGGTCTGCGGTCGATGGCCTCCGTCCAGGGCGCCCTGGTCATGTATCCTATCCACGCCTACGGCAGCGAGGCCCAGAAGGAAAAGTGGCTCCCCAAACTCGGGGCAGGCGAGGCCGTGGGCTGTTTCGGGCTCACGGAACCTGAACACGGCTCCAATCCGTCGGGAATGGAGACCCGTGCCGAGAAGGACGGGGAGGGCTACGTGCTCAACGGATCGAAGACCTGGATCACCAACTCCCCCATCGCGGACGTGGCGGTCGTCTGGGCGAAGGATCGCTCGAGCGACGAGACGGGCGGGGACGCGGTCCGGGGATTCCTGGTCGAGACCGATCGGGACGGCGTCTCGACGAACAAGATCACCGAGAAGCTCTCCCTGCGGGCGTCGATCACGGGCGAAATCGGCCTGAACGACGTGCGCGTGCCCGAGGAGAACGTCTTGCCCGGCGTCGAAGGGATGAAAGGACCACTGTCGTGTCTGACCCAGGCCCGGTACGGCATCGCCTGGGGCGCCGTTGGCGCGGCGCGGGATTGCTTCGAGACCGCGCGCCAGTACGCGACTGACCGCGAGCAGTTCGGCGGGCCGATCGGTCGGTTCCAGCTCCAGCAAGACAAACTAGCGGAGATGGCGACCCAGATCACGCTCGCGCAGCTGCTCGCCTACCGGTTGGCCGAACTCAAGGAGCGCGGCGACTTGCGCCCGCAGCACGTCTCGATGGCCAAGCGCAACAACGTCCGGATGGCCCGCGAGCAGTCGCGGGTGGCCCGCGAGATGCTCGGGGGTAACGGCATCACGACGGACTACTCACCCATGCGCCACATGGCGAACATGGAGACGGTCTACACCTACGAGGGAACCCACGACATCCACACGCTCGTGCTGGGTCACGATCTGACGGGCATTCCGGCGTACGACGGATAA
- a CDS encoding NUDIX hydrolase, protein MAAPVTERTRRRVESSVADLRDEYGEFETVDKTWEHAPDQYRRLCGRAEEGALGGAGVWLTNADGAVLLVRNEGDEGWGDPGGKREREETYREAARRELREETGVECEITGVLEVHVIEHRPIDADYPPIYDLIVIFAGEYAGGEPRARDGEIADIGWFSEPPSTVLYDEVATRPFEGGA, encoded by the coding sequence ATGGCCGCCCCCGTCACCGAACGAACTAGGAGACGAGTCGAGTCGTCGGTTGCCGACCTGCGGGACGAGTACGGCGAGTTCGAAACGGTCGACAAGACGTGGGAGCACGCACCCGACCAGTATCGACGCCTGTGCGGGCGGGCCGAGGAGGGTGCACTCGGTGGCGCGGGCGTCTGGCTGACGAACGCCGACGGAGCGGTTTTGCTGGTGCGAAACGAGGGCGACGAGGGCTGGGGTGACCCCGGCGGCAAGCGAGAACGCGAGGAAACCTACCGGGAGGCCGCCCGTCGGGAACTTCGAGAGGAGACGGGTGTCGAGTGTGAGATCACAGGCGTGCTCGAGGTACACGTGATCGAACATCGTCCGATAGATGCCGATTATCCGCCGATTTACGACCTGATCGTAATCTTCGCCGGCGAGTACGCCGGCGGCGAACCGCGTGCTCGAGACGGCGAAATCGCCGATATCGGCTGGTTCTCGGAGCCTCCGTCGACGGTTCTCTACGACGAGGTCGCGACCAGGCCGTTCGAGGGTGGGGCGTGA
- the aroC gene encoding chorismate synthase: MNGNRFGRLFQVTTFGESHGEAMGCTISGCPAGLELTEDDIQADLDRRKPGQSMITTSRGEPDSVSIKSGIQDGYTTGTPIGLVIENKDARSGKYEPFITAPRPSHGDFTYSAKFGTRNWGGGGRSSARETVNWVAAGAVAKQLLAGEGIELKAHVNQIGDVEAPETSFEEILEHSEENDVRCAHPETAVKMQDLIEEYQEAGDSIGGSIYFEARGVPVGLGAPRFDSLSARLGQAMMAIPATTAFEFGLGREAREYSGTERNDDWEFGEDGNPTPVENDHGGIQGGISSGEPIYGEVTLHAPTSIPSPQQTVDWETGEVVEDAQVIGRHDPVLPPRGVPVVEAMLALTLVDFMLLSGRINPDRVDGTPGEYDTDYHPTNPRNE; the protein is encoded by the coding sequence ATGAACGGCAACCGCTTCGGTCGCCTCTTCCAGGTGACGACCTTCGGGGAGAGCCACGGCGAGGCGATGGGGTGTACGATCTCCGGCTGTCCCGCCGGCCTCGAGCTGACGGAGGACGACATTCAGGCGGACCTCGACCGGCGAAAACCCGGCCAGTCGATGATCACGACCAGCCGCGGCGAACCCGACTCGGTCTCGATCAAATCCGGGATCCAGGACGGCTACACCACCGGGACCCCCATCGGCCTCGTCATCGAGAACAAGGACGCCCGCTCGGGGAAGTACGAACCCTTCATCACTGCCCCGCGACCCTCCCACGGCGACTTCACGTACTCCGCGAAATTCGGTACGCGAAACTGGGGCGGCGGCGGGCGCTCGTCTGCGCGCGAGACCGTGAACTGGGTCGCCGCAGGCGCGGTAGCAAAGCAACTGCTCGCAGGCGAGGGGATCGAACTCAAGGCCCACGTCAACCAGATCGGCGACGTCGAGGCGCCCGAGACCAGTTTCGAGGAGATCCTCGAGCACAGCGAGGAAAACGACGTGCGCTGTGCCCACCCCGAGACAGCCGTGAAGATGCAGGACCTGATCGAGGAGTACCAGGAAGCGGGCGACTCCATCGGTGGGAGCATCTACTTCGAGGCTCGAGGCGTCCCCGTCGGCCTCGGTGCCCCGCGGTTCGACTCGCTCTCCGCTCGACTCGGACAGGCGATGATGGCGATTCCGGCGACGACGGCCTTCGAGTTCGGGCTGGGTCGGGAGGCACGGGAGTACTCGGGGACGGAGCGAAACGATGACTGGGAGTTCGGCGAAGACGGCAACCCGACGCCCGTCGAGAACGACCACGGCGGCATCCAGGGTGGCATCTCCAGCGGCGAACCGATCTACGGCGAGGTCACTCTCCACGCGCCCACATCGATTCCGTCACCCCAGCAGACCGTCGACTGGGAGACCGGCGAGGTCGTCGAGGACGCGCAGGTCATCGGGCGCCACGACCCCGTGCTCCCGCCGCGCGGGGTGCCAGTCGTCGAGGCGATGCTCGCGCTCACGCTCGTGGACTTCATGTTGCTGTCGGGCCGGATCAATCCCGACCGGGTAGATGGGACGCCCGGCGAGTACGATACCGACTACCACCCGACCAATCCCCGGAACGAGTGA
- a CDS encoding 2-oxoacid:acceptor oxidoreductase subunit alpha — translation MSDHELIWRIAGGSGDGIDSTSQNFAKALMRSGLDVFTHRHYPSRIRGGHTYVEIRAAGHKVQSRGDGYNFLLALGDSFARNPKEGAYYGNEEIKPLSENLDELNEGGIIVYDSGLLSEDDVSELDLEERAEENDWHVFPIDLRAMAKEHGREVMRNTAGVGVTAALLEMNLEHIEDLMRDAMPEKILEPNLEILHDAHDMITEEYDFEHDLRIPEGDHEGEQALLSGSNAIAYGAIDSGCRFIAGYPMTPWTDVFTIMSQNLPDMGGISEQVEDEIAAAALAVGASHAGVKAMSGSSGGGFALMSEPLGLAEMTETPIVLLESMRAGPSTGMPTKPEQGDLEFTLYTSQGDSARVVFAPANIEEAYEQTRLAFHIAYEYQIPTIIIYDQKLSGENENVPVSLLDREPDPSLGSTLTEDELEDLPHDESGKFHRFQHDVENGVSPRSLPGQKGGRYLATGNEHTPAGHISEDPDNRVFQMDRRLEKLEAIRAELDEEHDSNQTYAGDESADFGIITWGSAQGAVVEATERLNDQGHSVKAVGVSDMMPFPEAELTEFIESVDQAMVVEMNATAQFRGLIQKELGRYGEKLTSLLKYNGNPFEPADIVEGYELNVDGSDAEPDAQVRIEPAAGD, via the coding sequence ATGAGCGACCATGAACTTATCTGGCGAATCGCAGGCGGTTCCGGAGACGGAATCGACTCGACAAGTCAGAACTTCGCGAAGGCCCTCATGCGGTCGGGCCTCGACGTATTTACCCACCGACACTATCCGTCTCGGATTCGCGGTGGCCACACCTACGTCGAGATCCGCGCGGCAGGGCACAAGGTACAGTCTCGGGGGGACGGGTACAACTTCCTCCTCGCACTCGGTGACTCCTTCGCCCGGAATCCGAAGGAAGGCGCCTACTACGGCAACGAGGAGATCAAACCCCTCTCGGAGAACCTGGACGAACTCAACGAGGGCGGGATCATCGTTTACGACTCGGGGCTGCTCTCTGAGGATGACGTGTCCGAACTCGACCTCGAGGAGCGTGCCGAGGAGAACGACTGGCACGTCTTCCCGATCGACCTTCGAGCGATGGCCAAAGAGCACGGCCGCGAGGTCATGCGCAACACGGCAGGCGTCGGTGTCACGGCGGCGCTCCTGGAGATGAACCTCGAGCATATCGAGGACCTCATGCGCGACGCCATGCCCGAGAAGATCCTCGAGCCGAACCTCGAGATCCTCCACGACGCCCACGACATGATCACGGAGGAGTACGACTTCGAGCACGACCTTCGCATTCCAGAGGGCGACCACGAGGGCGAGCAGGCGCTGCTCTCGGGCTCGAACGCCATCGCCTACGGTGCCATCGATTCCGGCTGCCGGTTCATCGCCGGCTACCCGATGACGCCGTGGACGGACGTCTTCACTATCATGTCCCAGAACCTGCCCGACATGGGCGGGATCTCCGAGCAGGTCGAAGACGAGATCGCGGCCGCGGCCCTCGCCGTGGGCGCGAGCCACGCCGGCGTGAAGGCCATGTCCGGCTCTTCGGGCGGTGGATTCGCTCTCATGAGCGAACCTCTCGGTCTCGCGGAGATGACCGAGACGCCGATCGTGCTGCTCGAGTCGATGCGGGCCGGCCCCTCGACGGGGATGCCCACCAAGCCCGAACAGGGCGATCTCGAGTTCACCCTCTACACGAGCCAGGGTGACTCCGCGCGCGTCGTCTTCGCGCCCGCTAACATCGAGGAGGCCTACGAGCAGACGCGCCTGGCGTTCCACATTGCCTACGAGTACCAGATTCCGACGATCATCATCTACGACCAGAAACTGAGCGGGGAGAACGAGAACGTCCCCGTCAGCCTCCTCGACCGCGAACCCGACCCGTCGCTGGGCTCGACGCTCACCGAGGACGAACTCGAGGACCTCCCGCACGACGAGTCCGGAAAGTTCCACCGCTTCCAGCACGACGTCGAAAACGGCGTCAGCCCGCGCTCGCTGCCCGGCCAGAAGGGCGGGCGCTATCTGGCGACCGGGAACGAGCACACGCCGGCCGGCCACATCTCGGAGGACCCCGACAACCGCGTCTTCCAGATGGACCGACGGCTCGAGAAACTCGAGGCCATCCGCGCCGAACTCGACGAGGAGCACGACTCGAACCAGACCTACGCGGGCGACGAGTCGGCCGACTTCGGCATCATTACCTGGGGATCGGCCCAGGGTGCCGTCGTCGAGGCGACCGAGCGCCTGAACGACCAGGGCCACTCGGTCAAGGCCGTTGGCGTCTCCGACATGATGCCGTTCCCCGAGGCCGAACTCACCGAGTTCATCGAGAGCGTCGACCAGGCGATGGTCGTCGAGATGAACGCCACGGCCCAGTTCCGCGGCCTGATCCAGAAGGAACTCGGCCGCTACGGCGAGAAACTGACCAGCCTGCTCAAGTACAACGGCAATCCGTTCGAACCCGCCGACATCGTCGAGGGCTACGAGCTCAACGTCGACGGCTCGGACGCGGAACCGGACGCGCAGGTTCGAATCGAACCCGCTGCAGGTGACTGA
- a CDS encoding Rieske (2Fe-2S) protein — translation MSSDTDSGFVEAVSLEDLRASGRELLSKNGTAIALFYHEGEVRAVDNRCPHMGFPLSEGTVDDGILTCHWHHARFELSCGDTFDPWADDVRTYPTEVRDGTVYVDPNPPLEVSPAEHWANRLETGLEENLRLVTAKSTIGLLDADVEYTEPMATTLEFATRYRDMGWSSGATILGCMANVMDDLEPEDRKRALYTGVRHVASDCAGEPPKFDQPSFSTSEVSLERLKDWFRECVEVRDADGAERCLRTAVAAGHTEAEVAEIVFAAATDHPYLTTGHVLDFANTAFESLEHVGWDLAGDVLASLVEPLVTASRSDESSAWRQPVDLVSLLEEVYGGDVSETSGLEALAAEGADAREAGEWTPPADLQTTLLGDDPEAIVDALADAVADGATTEDLAAVVTRAATTRVAQFGVANEFNDWNTVHHTFTYANAVQQTTRRTDAVELYRGVFDAAMSVYLDRFLNTPPAPVPEPSDNETGREPDAILETLLETFDREGEVNEAGRLVAEFFDCGGDPADLKETLGRGLLREDAGFHTLQNVEAAFRQFDLLAAEGEADAGADDPVDERMRRMPLLETARYMAAHFPTNREAEQTFRIASRLNRGEAIHEA, via the coding sequence ATGTCATCCGATACCGACTCGGGATTCGTCGAGGCGGTCTCCCTCGAGGACCTGCGAGCGAGCGGTCGCGAATTGCTCTCGAAGAACGGCACGGCCATCGCCCTCTTCTACCACGAGGGCGAGGTCCGGGCGGTCGACAATCGCTGTCCGCACATGGGCTTTCCGCTCTCGGAGGGAACCGTCGACGACGGCATTCTGACCTGCCACTGGCACCACGCCCGGTTCGAACTCTCCTGCGGGGACACGTTCGATCCGTGGGCCGACGACGTCCGCACGTATCCGACGGAGGTCCGCGACGGCACCGTCTACGTCGACCCGAACCCCCCGCTCGAGGTCTCGCCAGCCGAACACTGGGCCAATAGGCTGGAAACGGGTCTCGAGGAGAACTTGCGCCTGGTGACCGCCAAGTCGACTATCGGCCTGCTGGACGCCGACGTGGAGTACACGGAACCGATGGCGACGACGCTCGAGTTCGCCACTCGCTACCGGGACATGGGCTGGTCCTCCGGGGCCACGATCCTCGGTTGTATGGCCAACGTGATGGACGACCTCGAACCCGAGGACCGAAAGCGGGCGCTCTACACCGGCGTTCGCCACGTCGCGAGCGACTGCGCGGGCGAACCGCCGAAGTTCGACCAGCCGTCGTTCTCGACGAGCGAGGTGTCCCTCGAGCGCCTCAAAGACTGGTTCCGCGAGTGCGTCGAGGTGCGCGACGCCGACGGCGCTGAGCGCTGTCTGCGGACGGCCGTCGCGGCCGGCCACACCGAAGCCGAGGTCGCGGAGATCGTCTTCGCCGCCGCCACGGACCACCCCTACCTCACGACCGGCCACGTCCTGGACTTCGCCAACACGGCATTCGAGTCCCTCGAGCACGTCGGCTGGGACCTCGCGGGAGACGTCCTCGCGTCGCTGGTCGAGCCGCTGGTGACCGCCAGCCGGAGCGACGAGTCCTCGGCGTGGCGACAGCCAGTCGACCTCGTGTCCCTGCTCGAGGAGGTCTACGGCGGCGACGTGAGCGAGACGAGCGGGCTCGAGGCGCTGGCTGCGGAGGGGGCGGACGCTCGCGAGGCGGGCGAGTGGACCCCGCCGGCTGACTTGCAGACGACCCTCCTCGGCGACGACCCCGAAGCGATCGTCGACGCGTTAGCGGACGCCGTCGCCGACGGCGCGACGACCGAGGACCTCGCCGCGGTCGTCACGCGAGCAGCCACGACGCGGGTCGCCCAGTTCGGCGTCGCCAACGAGTTCAACGACTGGAACACGGTCCACCACACCTTCACGTACGCCAACGCCGTTCAGCAGACGACCCGCCGAACCGACGCCGTCGAACTGTACCGCGGCGTGTTCGACGCCGCGATGAGCGTCTACCTGGACCGGTTCCTCAACACGCCGCCCGCGCCGGTGCCGGAGCCGAGCGATAACGAGACCGGACGAGAGCCCGACGCGATCCTGGAGACCCTCCTCGAGACCTTCGACCGTGAGGGCGAGGTCAACGAGGCGGGCCGGCTCGTCGCCGAGTTCTTCGACTGCGGCGGCGATCCCGCCGACCTCAAAGAGACGCTCGGCCGCGGACTCCTCCGGGAGGACGCTGGCTTCCACACCCTCCAGAACGTCGAGGCGGCGTTCCGACAGTTCGACCTGCTCGCGGCGGAGGGAGAGGCCGATGCAGGGGCCGACGACCCTGTCGACGAGCGTATGCGACGGATGCCGCTGCTCGAAACGGCCCGCTATATGGCCGCTCACTTCCCGACGAACCGCGAGGCCGAACAGACGTTCCGGATCGCCTCACGGCTGAATCGCGGGGAGGCGATCCACGAGGCCTGA
- a CDS encoding thiamine pyrophosphate-dependent enzyme, which translates to MSAFNAIGDEREIDRDEFTPGLEPQPTWCPGCGDFGVLKALKQALPEVGLTPEEVLTVTGIGCSGKLNSYLDTYGFHTIHGRSLPVARAAKLANDGLTVVAAGGDGDGYGIGGNHFMHTARENHDMTYIVFNNEVFGLTKGQTSPTSPKGHTSKTTPHGNAKSPIRPLSLALTSGATYIARTAAVNPNQAKEIIKEAIEHDGFAHIDFLTQCPTWNKDARQYVPYVDVQESDDYDFDIHDRQEAQEMMFETENALYEGTVLTGRYFVDERPSYQQQKKELGEMPEEPLAERYFDDDAEWERSYDLLERHK; encoded by the coding sequence ATGAGTGCATTCAACGCAATCGGCGACGAACGCGAGATCGACCGTGACGAGTTCACACCCGGTCTCGAGCCCCAGCCGACCTGGTGTCCAGGATGCGGTGACTTCGGCGTCCTCAAGGCGCTGAAGCAGGCCCTCCCGGAGGTAGGACTCACCCCGGAAGAAGTCCTGACCGTCACCGGCATCGGCTGCTCGGGCAAGCTGAACAGCTACCTCGACACCTACGGGTTCCACACGATCCACGGCCGCTCGCTGCCGGTCGCCCGCGCGGCGAAACTGGCCAACGATGGCCTGACCGTGGTCGCCGCGGGCGGCGACGGCGACGGCTACGGCATCGGTGGCAACCACTTCATGCACACGGCTCGAGAGAATCACGATATGACCTACATCGTGTTCAACAACGAGGTCTTCGGTCTGACGAAGGGCCAGACCTCGCCAACGAGCCCGAAGGGCCACACGTCGAAGACGACGCCCCACGGCAACGCGAAGTCTCCGATTCGGCCGCTCTCGCTGGCGCTGACCTCGGGGGCGACCTACATCGCCCGCACGGCGGCGGTGAACCCGAACCAGGCCAAAGAGATCATCAAAGAAGCCATCGAGCACGACGGCTTCGCCCACATCGACTTCCTGACCCAGTGCCCGACCTGGAACAAGGACGCCCGACAGTACGTCCCGTACGTCGACGTCCAGGAGTCCGACGACTACGACTTCGACATCCACGACCGTCAGGAGGCCCAGGAGATGATGTTCGAGACGGAAAACGCTCTCTACGAGGGGACCGTCCTCACGGGTCGGTACTTCGTCGACGAGCGCCCGTCCTACCAGCAACAGAAGAAGGAACTGGGCGAGATGCCCGAGGAGCCGCTCGCGGAGCGCTACTTCGACGACGACGCCGAGTGGGAGCGAAGTTACGACCTGCTCGAGCGACACAAGTAG
- the hemB gene encoding porphobilinogen synthase — translation MDLTHRPRRLRKDRIRGLVSETNLEPSDFIAPVFIDATADERIPIESMPGHERVPIAEAVPRVEEVLETGVEAVMLFGIPRSKDAEGTRAWADDGVVQEATRRITAQTDAYVITDVCLCEYTEHGHCGPIETGARDFEGERGGRTAGASGGLTVDNDATLESLERIAVSHADAGAEMVAPSGMMDGMVGAIRSTLDREGHADVAVMSYAAKYESAFYGPFRDAADGAPSFGDRRHYQMDPANRREATREVRLDVEQGADVLMVKPALPYLDVVSDLRREFDHPVAAYNVSGEYAMLQAAGEKGWLDLEAAALESLLSIKRAGADLILTYFAEDVAPRL, via the coding sequence GTGGACCTCACGCACCGTCCCCGCCGACTCCGCAAGGACCGAATTCGGGGACTCGTCAGCGAAACGAACCTCGAGCCGTCGGACTTCATCGCGCCCGTCTTCATCGACGCGACGGCCGACGAGCGCATCCCTATCGAATCGATGCCCGGTCACGAGCGCGTCCCGATCGCGGAGGCCGTCCCCCGCGTCGAGGAGGTGCTCGAGACCGGCGTCGAGGCGGTGATGCTCTTCGGCATTCCGCGGTCGAAGGACGCCGAGGGGACTCGGGCGTGGGCCGACGACGGCGTCGTCCAGGAGGCCACCCGTCGGATTACCGCCCAGACGGACGCCTACGTGATCACCGACGTCTGTCTCTGCGAGTACACCGAGCACGGTCACTGCGGGCCGATCGAGACGGGGGCGCGCGACTTCGAGGGCGAACGAGGAGGGCGAACCGCGGGCGCGAGCGGCGGCCTCACCGTCGACAACGACGCTACTCTCGAGTCCCTGGAACGAATCGCCGTCTCCCACGCCGATGCGGGCGCGGAGATGGTCGCCCCGAGTGGCATGATGGACGGAATGGTCGGCGCGATCAGGAGCACCCTCGACCGCGAGGGCCACGCCGACGTGGCGGTCATGAGCTACGCCGCGAAGTACGAGAGCGCCTTCTACGGCCCGTTCCGGGACGCGGCCGACGGCGCGCCCAGTTTCGGCGACCGCCGCCACTACCAGATGGACCCGGCCAACCGCCGCGAGGCGACCCGCGAGGTCCGCCTCGACGTCGAGCAGGGGGCGGACGTGCTGATGGTCAAACCCGCCCTACCCTACCTCGACGTCGTGAGCGACCTCCGAAGAGAGTTCGACCACCCCGTCGCCGCCTACAACGTCTCCGGGGAGTACGCCATGCTCCAGGCCGCCGGCGAGAAGGGGTGGCTCGACCTCGAGGCGGCCGCCCTCGAGTCGCTGCTGTCGATCAAACGGGCGGGTGCCGATCTGATTCTGACGTACTTCGCCGAGGACGTGGCCCCTCGCCTCTGA
- a CDS encoding DUF5786 family protein, which translates to MGFGSYDESEQRDVDTDFDENDAVESDETNHQGSIEFENGASSEELLDRLKDIKDRN; encoded by the coding sequence ATGGGGTTCGGAAGCTACGACGAGTCCGAACAACGAGACGTCGATACGGATTTTGACGAGAACGATGCGGTGGAGTCGGACGAAACCAACCACCAGGGGAGTATCGAGTTCGAAAACGGCGCCTCGAGCGAGGAACTGCTCGATCGGCTCAAGGACATCAAAGACCGTAACTAG
- a CDS encoding DUF367 family protein — translation MECHVYYEGDDDPKKCTARRLERFDRAILHRSMRAVPYGVVLNPHAEQALSPADADDALDTLVALDCSWESAEQAAFSMSGVHRALPFLVAANPINYGRPFRLTTVEALAAALRIFGHEEAAGDLLEPFRWGETFLTLNEEPLRRYAGCADSSEVVGVQEEYLVDEDT, via the coding sequence GTGGAGTGTCACGTCTACTACGAGGGCGACGACGACCCGAAGAAGTGTACGGCCCGGCGCCTCGAGCGCTTCGACCGGGCGATCCTTCACCGGTCGATGCGGGCCGTCCCCTACGGCGTCGTGCTCAACCCCCACGCCGAGCAGGCGCTCTCGCCGGCGGACGCCGACGACGCCCTCGACACACTCGTGGCGCTCGACTGCTCCTGGGAGTCCGCCGAGCAGGCCGCGTTCTCGATGTCGGGCGTCCACCGGGCACTTCCCTTCCTGGTCGCCGCTAATCCCATCAACTACGGCCGACCGTTTCGGCTGACGACCGTGGAGGCCCTCGCCGCGGCGCTCCGCATCTTCGGTCACGAGGAGGCCGCCGGCGACCTCCTCGAGCCGTTTCGATGGGGCGAGACGTTCCTGACACTCAACGAGGAACCGCTGCGGCGGTACGCCGGGTGTGCGGACTCGAGCGAAGTCGTCGGCGTCCAGGAGGAGTACCTGGTGGACGAGGACACGTGA